A section of the Oryza sativa Japonica Group chromosome 1, ASM3414082v1 genome encodes:
- the LOC4325272 gene encoding two pore calcium channel protein 1 → MRERGEMREAKAPLIAEAAEHISHSHGSGSSGTGSHTSGGGGGWRGSRQYQRRSDALAYGNRYQKAAALVDLAEDGVGIPEDVLNDTRFERAMRFYFVYLRLDWLWSLNLFALILLNFLEKPLWCRGYSQHACDQRDLYFLGQLPYLSKTESLIYEGLTLVILVMDIFYPLSYEGLNLFWKNTINKLKVLLLFILACDILVFAFSPQPFRVAPYIRVAFLIMNIRELRMCAVTLVGMVGTYLNVLALSLLFLLFASWLAYVTFEDTPQGKTVFSSYGTTLYQMFILFTTSNNPDVWVPAYKSSRWSSLFFIVYVLLGVYFLTNLILAVIYDSFKEQLAKQVSQADCTRKSILEKAFGIIDATGQGYLNKEQCLSLLDELNKYRSLPKTSREDFELIFAELDQSGDFKVTSEEFATLCNTIAIKFQKEPPPSYLEKYPSFYHSALCEWLKSFVRSPLFEYIVIFVLLMNLVAVIIETTLDIENSSSQKVWQEVEFVFGWIYVIEMALKIFSLGFGAYWMEGQNKFDFVLTWTIFIGETLTFAFPSKLSFLSNGEWIRYLLLGRMLRLTRILLQVRRFRAFVATFFTLMSSLMPYLGIVFCTLCIYCSLGLQIFGGIVYAGNPTLEETDLFSNDYLLFNFNDYPSGMVTLFNLLVMGNWQAWMESYRQLTGSYWSLIYFVSFYLISVLLLLNLIVAFVLEAFFAEMELEKDGEADIQDPTLEGRNRRRSVRVRTKGTMVDILLHHMLSNELDGSQNRDQ, encoded by the exons atgagggagaggggagagatgaGGGAGGCGAAGGCGCCTCTgatcgcggaggcggcggagcacaTATCCCATTCCCACGGCTCCGGGTCGTCCGGCACCGGCAGCcacaccagcggcggcggcggcgggtggaggggCTCGAGGCAGTACCAGCGCCGCTCGGACGCCCTCGCCTACGGCAACCGGTACCAGAAGGCGGCCgccctcgtcgacctc GCAGAAGATGGTGTGGGTATCCCTGAGGATGTCTTGAATGACACAAGGTTTGAGAGGGCTATGAGATTCTATTTTGTGTATCTCCGGTTGGATTGGCTGTGGTCACTTAACCTATTTGCTTTGATTCTTTTGAATTTTCTCGAG AAGCCTCTCTGGTGCCGGGGATATTCTCAACATGCTTGTGATCAAAGGGATCTTTACTTTCTGGGGCAGTTGCCATACTTGAGCAAAACTGAATCTCTCATATATGAG GGGCTCACACTTGTTATTCTTGTAATGGATATCTTCTATCCACTGTCCTATGAAGGTTTAAACCTATTCTGGAAGAACACAATAAATAAACTGAAG GTTCTTCTTCTCTTCATCTTAGCATGTGACATACTGGTGTTTGCATTTAGTCCCCAACCTTTCAGAGTAGCTCCTTACATCCGTGTTGCGTTTCTAATAATGAATATCAG GGAACTGCGAATGTGTGCTGTTACACTGGTTGGTATGGTTGGGACATACCTTAATGTTTTG GCCCTTTCACTATTGTTCCTCTTATTCGCAAGCTGGCTAGCTTATGTAACATTTGAGGATACACCACAAGGAAAGACTGTTTTCTCGTCATATGGTACCACGTTATATCAGATGTTTATTCTCTTCACCACCTCCAATAATCCTGATGTATGGGTTCCTGCTTATAA GAGCTCTCGTTGGTCCTCACTATTTTTTATTGTCTACGTACTTTTGGGAGTTTACTTCCTAACAAATTTAATTCTTGCTGTCATTTATGATAGCTTTAAGGAGCAG CTAGCAAAGCAAGTTTCTCAGGCAGACTGTACAAGGAAAAGTATACTAGAGAAGGCATTTGGTATCATTGATGCTACT GGTCAGGGTTATCTCAACAAAGAACAGTGCCTATCATTACTAGATGAGCTCAACAAATACAG ATCGTTACCTAAAACCTCAAGGGAAGATTTTGAATTAATTTTTGCCGAGCTTGATCAGAGTGGTGATTTTAAG GTTACCTCTGAAGAATTTGCTACACTGTGCAATACCATTGCAATAAAATTCCAGAAAGAACCACCT CCATCCTATCTCGAGAAGTATCCATCTTTCTATCATTCAGCACTGTGTGAATGGTTGAAATCTTTTGTGCGGAGCCCACTGTTTGAGtatattgttatttttgttCTTCTGATGAATCTAGTCGCTGTCATTATTGAAACAACG CTGGATATAGAAAACAGCTCCTCGCAGAAAGTGTGGCAAGAAGTTGAGTTTGTCTTTG GATGGATTTACGTTATAGAGATGGCACTCAAAATATTTTCATTAGGATTTGGTGCCTACTGGATGGAAGGTCAAAACAAGTTTGATTTTGTGCTTACTTGGACTATAT TTATTGGAGAGACTCTAACATTTGCCTTCCCATCGaagctttcttttctttcaaaTGGAGAATG GATTCGGTACCTTCTTCTTGGAAGGATGTTACGCTTGACAAGAATTCTGTTGCAAGTTCGGCGTTTCAGAGCATTTGTTGCAACATTCTTTACTCTGATGTCTAGCTTGATGCCATATTTGGGGATTGTATTCTGCACCCTTTGCATTTACTGCTCCCTTGGTTTGCAG ATATTTGGGGGCATTGTGTATGCAGGAAATCCAACACTAGAAGAAACCGATCTCTTCAGTAACGA CTATCTTCTTTTTAACTTCAATGACTATCCAAGTGGTATGGTAACTCTGTTCAATTTGTTAGTGATGGGCAATTGGCAAGCTTGGATGGAG aGCTACAGGCAATTGACTGGAAGTTATTGGAGCCTGATTTATTTTGTCAGCTTTTACCTCATTTCAGTATTACTGCTGCTTAATCTG aTTGTAGCATTTGTGTTGGAGGCATTTTTTGCTGAGATGGAACTGGAGAAAGATGGCGAAGCTGATATCCAG GATCCTACTTTGGAAGGAAGAAACAGGCGGCGATCTGTGCG TGTGAGGACAAAGGGGACCATGGTTGATATTCTTCTTCACCATATGTTGAGCAATGAACTTGATGGATCTCAAAACCGTGACCAATAG
- the ASL1 gene encoding Albino Seedling Lethal1: MATATSTLFSLSSLSASLPSPAQPAPASLSLRAVSPRARLSASYAAFPIGGIGAWAAATPASSGRWRRRGLEVVCEAAKTGTATGRRPDSVKKRERQNDRHRIRNHARKAEMRTRMKKVLKALEKLRKKADATPEDIIQIEKWISEAYKAIDKTVKVGAMHRNTGNHRKSLLARRKKAIEILRGWYVPNAEPAATS; encoded by the exons ATGGCGACCGCCACCTCCAcgctcttctccctctcctccctctccgcctctctcccttcccccGCGCAGCCAGCCCCGgcgtctctctccctccgcgCCGTCTCCCCGCGGGCCCGCCTGTCCGCCTCCTACGCCGCCTTCCCCATCG GTGGGATCGGggcatgggcggcggcgacgccggcgtcgtcggggaggtggaggaggaggggactgGAGGTGGTGTGCGAGGCGGCCAAGACCGGCACCGCGACCGGGAGGCGCCCGGACTCGGTCAAGAAGAGGGAGCGGCAGAACGACCGGCACCGCATCCGCAACCATGCACGCAAGGCCGAGATGCGCACCAGGATGAAGAAG GTTTTGAAAGCCCTTGAAAAGCTGAGAAAGAAAGCTGATGCCACACCTGAAGATATCATTCAAATAGAGAAATGGATTTCTGAGGCATACAAAGCCATTGACAAGACAGTGAAGGTTGGCGCCATGCACAGGAATACTGGTAACCATCGCAAGTCCCTTCttgcgaggaggaagaaggccatcgAGATACTCCGTGGTTGGTATGTTCCAAACGCTGAACCTGCTGCTACCAGCTAG
- the LOC4325274 gene encoding transcription factor-like protein DPB isoform X2 → MAPPCGDAAAAASAAPGLANLLIREGAGLPSRPERGGGGNAAEREEGGANRNGKKEKTGAQRITGWGLREFSKIVSKKVEAKGRTTYNEVADEIFAELKSITQNGLEFDEKNIRRRVYDAFNVLIAIRVIAKDKKEIKWMGLTNYRYEKIQKLEEVHKELITRIKNKKKLLQEIEKQFDDLQNITLRNQASQRPAESVNGILLPFLLIKTSRKARVEIEISEDSKFARFDFNGAPFTMHDDVSILEAIRRNKGRAGLSIHP, encoded by the exons ATGGCGCCTCCCTGCGGCGATGCCGCGGCggctgcctccgccgcgcccggccTGGCCAACCTGCTCATTCGCGAAGGCGCCGGCCTCCCTTCGCGTCCCGAACG cggcggcggcggcaatgcggcagagagggaggagggcggTGCGAACAGGAACGGGAAGAAGGAGAAGACCGGGGCGCAGAGGATCACCGGGTGGGGGCTCCGTGAGTTCAGCAAGATAG TTTCTAAGAAAGTTGAGGCCAAAGGAAGAACCACATATAATGAG GTTGCCGATGAGATTTTTGCGGAGCTGAAGTCCATTACGCAGAACGGTCTGGAG TTTGATGAGAAGAATATTAGGCGGAGGGTATATGATGCTTTCAATGTGCTCATTGCAATTCGTGTTATTGCAAAAGATAAAAAGGAGATAAAGTGGATGGGCCTTACTAATTATAGATACGAAAAGATACAGAAGTTGGAG GAAGTTCACAAAGAACTCATCACCAGGATCAAGAATAAGAAGAAGCTTCTCCAGGAAATTGAAAAGCAG TTTGATGACCTTCAGAATATTACATTACGCAACCAGGCTAGTCAGAGGCCAGCAGAAAGTGTTAATGGCATCCTCCTTCCGTTCTTATTGATCAAG ACATCCCGAAAAGCAAGGGTGGAAATTGAGATTTCGGAAGATTCGAAGTTTGCACGGTTCGACTTCAACGG TGCACCATTCACCATGCATGATGATGTATCAATCCTTGAAGCCATCAGGCGTAACAAAGGAAGAGCTGGCCTCTCCATTCACCCTTAA
- the LOC4325274 gene encoding transcription factor-like protein DPB isoform X1, with the protein MAPPCGDAAAAASAAPGLANLLIREGAGLPSRPERYPPFRPCTSDSFAPISREGDDIPPQKKSVSLRSGGGGNAAEREEGGANRNGKKEKTGAQRITGWGLREFSKIVSKKVEAKGRTTYNEVADEIFAELKSITQNGLEFDEKNIRRRVYDAFNVLIAIRVIAKDKKEIKWMGLTNYRYEKIQKLEEVHKELITRIKNKKKLLQEIEKQFDDLQNITLRNQASQRPAESVNGILLPFLLIKTSRKARVEIEISEDSKFARFDFNGAPFTMHDDVSILEAIRRNKGRAGLSIHP; encoded by the exons ATGGCGCCTCCCTGCGGCGATGCCGCGGCggctgcctccgccgcgcccggccTGGCCAACCTGCTCATTCGCGAAGGCGCCGGCCTCCCTTCGCGTCCCGAACGGTACCCGCCATTCCGGCCCTGTACTTCTGATTCCTTTGCTCCAATCTCTAGGGAAGGGGACGATattcccccccaaaaaaaatcggTTTCTttacgcagcggcggcggcggcaatgcggcagagagggaggagggcggTGCGAACAGGAACGGGAAGAAGGAGAAGACCGGGGCGCAGAGGATCACCGGGTGGGGGCTCCGTGAGTTCAGCAAGATAG TTTCTAAGAAAGTTGAGGCCAAAGGAAGAACCACATATAATGAG GTTGCCGATGAGATTTTTGCGGAGCTGAAGTCCATTACGCAGAACGGTCTGGAG TTTGATGAGAAGAATATTAGGCGGAGGGTATATGATGCTTTCAATGTGCTCATTGCAATTCGTGTTATTGCAAAAGATAAAAAGGAGATAAAGTGGATGGGCCTTACTAATTATAGATACGAAAAGATACAGAAGTTGGAG GAAGTTCACAAAGAACTCATCACCAGGATCAAGAATAAGAAGAAGCTTCTCCAGGAAATTGAAAAGCAG TTTGATGACCTTCAGAATATTACATTACGCAACCAGGCTAGTCAGAGGCCAGCAGAAAGTGTTAATGGCATCCTCCTTCCGTTCTTATTGATCAAG ACATCCCGAAAAGCAAGGGTGGAAATTGAGATTTCGGAAGATTCGAAGTTTGCACGGTTCGACTTCAACGG TGCACCATTCACCATGCATGATGATGTATCAATCCTTGAAGCCATCAGGCGTAACAAAGGAAGAGCTGGCCTCTCCATTCACCCTTAA
- the LOC4325275 gene encoding heavy metal-associated isoprenylated plant protein 39, producing MKIVLKVPITCKKCKSCILQIVSRNKGVKSLTFDDEKSTLTVIGEVDVVVIVDKLRHPKKGKEKREGYMVEVMAVSDEKKEAEEKKKKDEEEKKKKEKEKEEEEKKKKECAEKLKQCAELQQCCRACRPYYVAVDDHPGYSCTIV from the exons ATGAAG ATAGTGCTCAAGGTGCCGATCACCTGCAAGAAGTGCAAATCCTGCATCCTGCAGATCGTCTCAAGGAACAAAG GGGTCAAGTCGCTGACGTTCGACGACGAGAAGAGCACGCTGACGGTGATCGGGGAGGTGGACGTGGTGGTGATCGTGGACAAGCTCCGGCACCCgaagaaggggaaggagaagagggaggggtACATGGTGGAGGTGATGGCGGTGAGCGACGAGAAGAAGGAGgccgaggagaagaagaagaaggacgaggaggagaagaagaagaaggagaaggagaaggaggaggaagagaagaagaagaaggagtgCGCCGAGAAGCTCAAGCAGTGCGCCGAGCTGCAGCAGTGCTGCAGGGCGTGCCGGCCCTACtacgtcgccgtcgacgaccacCCAGGCTACTCCTGCACCATCGTCTGA